In the Colletotrichum higginsianum IMI 349063 chromosome 7 map unlocalized unitig_7, whole genome shotgun sequence genome, one interval contains:
- a CDS encoding Pathway-specific nitrogen regulator — translation MTSIIDGATPAPKQIRFVHNQGQPPSKRRRINAACLTCRKRKTRCAGERPVCSTCSKNGHTCLGYNEVIEKKSSGGAIATRDPHHDDYNDNDNDNEEAEDEHDNDEPDQHIRARDGEEYHDEKRYGKGNRNAPRSFLSNSKPDDASRRGSDAAPGRSPTFLRRSSEHSARDQDQPSRHRRPSYPRTTSFSDDARSLHSRSPGSHHTERHRVPYFRYFGPTAIVPGYKQMVVSVRDRRRSTGGSVVATSPSSGSSVIQPMGMALSGMPPHDEEVASNEDLPVYDPNDIAPVHPLILHLVKTFFLHLGCNYPFLKEERFVRMVKEKRVEPILVDAVCALSARFSDSAQLGHNNKDEEASHAEQGHHYAQRAKAATVDTFPCPSVGAVQALLMMAYEGFGADQDSALWMYLGLAIRMAVDLGLQKMVGVRYQGERDPWYTRHGGQTDSDAGADEEPQEDESSLTREEQLEVEQERTDTFWAVFILDRVISSGTGRPVTIRDDDFELALPEPTLDPASGWPAPFPVFIQIIHLYGRVSDVLNNIRNAKDITPDKWARLARMEHELTRLYQKQDPRLHFSVSNFKTYLKLGQGTNFILLHFWFHALIIILHQPTLLTPFGSLSRTHQLLPNSRELSMSSAKTIADILAFAELIDPKSFIGNPFTSQPMYIAACAFLMESIANASNPTSRETSPPVAELKTEGQKQKPSSHEHRASTKHSLLASAANQNYSRCYKSLQQLHKYWGGVKYILTALDQKSKGIWDCETYTNEEYESTRLPRRGSISGRFPYPASPNMPPIAWSLTGTTNSPNSSLTLMYQNMHAGASGHPNFAQSQTSNVAASAPTPPGNMIYDPIRQSLPETASQSIFATAYPQPVTSAMRQSTRQYRHQRLSTTSMDSPHGQGRAHQRFDSIHEEGTSSPVGNAGSMLATSSAAQQTPSFTPSSHSSTNFEHHMMPSASPSGTMHDATSQQHHNGQQISFDPTYANATYSYLGQGMGPITDVITFENPIDIGALGLPNEMMPPWLEYLPGDVLSLFENNGMDPGS, via the exons ATGACCTCCATCATCGACGGAGCGACCCCCGCGCCTAAGCAGATCCGCTTCGTCCACAACCAAGGCCAGCCACCATCTAAGAGACGCAGAATCAACGCCGC ATGCTTGACCTGTCGCAAACGAAAGACGAGATGCGCCGGCGAGCGCCCAGTctgctcgacctgctccAAGAACGGGCATACTTGCTTGGGCTACAACGAAGTCATTGAGAAGAAATCTTCGGGtggcgccatcgccacccGGGACCCCCACCATGACGActacaacgacaacgacaacgacaacgaggaagccgaggacgagcacGACAATGATGAACCCGACCAACATATCCGCGCTCGCGATGGAGAAGAATATCACGACGAGAAGCGATACGGCAAGGGGAACAGAAATGCTCCTCGCTCCTTCCTGTCCAACTCAAAGCCAGACGATGCTTCAAGGAGGGGTTCTGATGCCGCACCCGGTCGCTCGCCCACCTTTCTGCGACGGTCCTCAGAACACAGCGCTCGCGACCAAGATCAACCTTCGCGACACCGACGCCCCTCTTATCCTCGGACGACGTCTTTCTCGGACGACGCTCGCAGTCTACATAGCCGCTCCCCCGGCTCGCATCACACCGAGCGTCACAGGGTGCCATACTTCCGCTACTTTGGGCCTACGGCCATTGTCCCAGGTTATAAGCAGATGGTCGTCTCCGTTCGGGACCGGAGACGGAGTACAGGAGGCTCGGTCGTTGCTACATCGCCAAGCTCAGGTTCCAGTGTGATCCAACCCATGGGCATGGCCTTGTCGGGCATGCCTCCGcacgacgaggaggttgcTTCCAATGAGGACCTGCCCGTATACGACCCCAACGATATTGCGCCGGTCCATCCCCTGATTCTCCACCTGGTCAAGACGTTTTTTCTACACCTGGGCTGCAACTACCCCTTTTTGAAAGAGGAAAGGTTCGTTCGCATGGTCAAGGAAAAGAGGGTTGAACCAATtctcgtcgatgccgtctGTGCATTGTCCGCTCGGTTTTCCGACTCGGCACAACTTGGGCATAACAACAAAGACGAGGAGGCCTCGCACGCAGAGCAAGGCCATCACTACGCCCAAAGAGCCAAGGCTGCGACTGTCGACACTTTTCCCTGTCCGTCCGTCGGCGCAGTCCAAGCGCTTCtcatgatggcgtacgaaggTTTCGGCGCAGACCAAGACAGCGCTCTGTGGATGTACCTGGGTCTTGCTATCCGCATGGCCGTGGACCTCGGCTTGCAAAAGATGGTGGGTGTAAGGTACCAAGGCGAAAGAGACCCTTGGTACACCCGTCATGGTGGCCAAACAGACAGTGATGCCGGAGCAGACGAAGAGCCGCAAGAAGACGAAAGCAGTCTTACCCGCGAGGAGCAGCTCGAAGTTGAACAGGAGCGCACCGATACCTTCTGGGCCGTTTTCATCCTCGACAGAGTCATTTCATCTGGCACTGGCAGACCCGTGACCATACGTGACGATGATTTTGAACTGGCTCTGCCGGAGCCAACGCTCGATCCGGCTTCCGGATGGCCCGCCCCTTTCCCCGTCTTTATCCAGATCATCCACCTGTATGGCCGCGTTTCGGACGTCTTGAACAATATCCGCAACGCCAAGGACATCACGCCGGACAAATGGGCCAGGCTGGCCCGTATGGAGCACGAGTTGACCAGGCTTTATCAAAAGCAGGATCCCCGGCTTCACTTCAGCGTTTCCAACTTCAAAACGTACCTGAAGTTGGGCCAAGGGACGAATTTCATCCTCCTGCACTTTTGGTTCCACGCCCTCATTATCATACTGCACCAACCCACTCTCTTGACCCCCTTTGGCTCGCTGAGCCGCACTCATCAACTGCTCCCCAACAGCCGTGAGCTGTCCATGTCCAGCGCCAAAACCATCGCTGACATCCTGGCGTTCGCTGAGCTCATCGATCCAAAGAGCTTCATCGGCAACCCCTTCACGTCCCAGCCCATGTATatcgccgcctgcgccttTCTCATGGAATCTATAGCCAATGCCTCCAACCCTACCTCGCGAGAGACGTCCCCCCCAGTGGCGGAGCTCAAGACGGAAggccagaagcagaagcCGTCGTCGCATGAACACAGGGCATCCACAAAACACTCTCTCCTGGCTTCGGCCGCCAACCAGAACTACTCCCGTTGCTACAAGTCACTGCAACAACTGCACAAGTACTGGGGCGGCGTCAAGTACATCCTCACGGCACTTGACCAGAAGTCCAAGGGCATCTGGGATTGCGAGACATACACCAACGAGGAATACGAGAGCACGAGGCTGCCTCGCCGTGGCTCCATCAGCGGCCGATTCCCGTACCCCGCCTCGCCCAACATGCCGCCCATTGCATGGTCCTTGACCGGCACGACGAACTCGCCCAACTCGAGCCTTACGCTCATGTATCAGAACATGCATGCCGGTGCATCTGGTCATCCCAACTTTGCACAGTCGCAGACATCCAACGTTGCCGCTTCTGCACCTACTCCTCCTGGGAACATGATCTACGACCCTATCCGACAGAGCCTGCCTGAGACGGCATCTCAGTCCATCTTTGCCACCGCCTATCCGCAGCCAGTAACATCTGCCATGCGTCAGTCGACTCGGCAGTACCGACACCAGCGCCTGTCAACAACATCGATGGACAGCCCGCACGGGCAAGGGAGAGCCCATCAGCGGTTTGATAGCATCCACGAGGAGGGAACATCGTCTCCCGTAGGAAATGCCGGCTCGATGCTCGCGACGTCTTCTGCCGCACAACAAACGCCATCATTCACGCCTTCATCTCACAGCTCGACGAATTTTGAGCATCACATGATGCCCTCCGCATCTCCGTCTGGCACCATGCATGATGCGACATCGCAACAACACCACAACGGACAGCAAATCTCGTTCGACCCAACATATGCAAACGCAACATACTCGTACCTCGGCCAAGGCATGGGCCCCATCACAGACGTCATCACCTTTGAGAACCCGATTGATATTGGTGCGCTGGGTCTGCCGAACGAgatgatgccgccgtggTTGGAGTACCTGCCTGGTGATGTCCTGAGCCTATTTGAGAACAACGGTATGGATCCAGGCTCTTGA
- a CDS encoding Fungal zn binuclear cluster domain containing protein: MHILKKKCDEGRPQCSRCAERSQECSYEPVKPRQRKKRDSIAGFGSDTASQTSGSAIVRRYSAPDATIRRWKEESLDDEDDGLVEEAILEEPGESGHPLVFDFKKMFAMYQNKDDAPLVSPVDSVAFNLSLEDADEEVVVRRGSMQHTAMPPHMAVTRAQRHPSLAMIAPVPVASPRLEFLFPTFSEFSDRPNRRALVDHFTNVMSHLIVLRETEGGNPFQQLVLPLCHSSSTVTNAIYALASAHLENRGCGHTEEKAVYFHNQAIQGLARLIELGGQANKNELLATIMLLVYYEVLVQQNRSNIVDGHLKGAIAIMNGNNDNSNSTTAFLERAFRFYDVIAALSFGTAPLSTAPPTGCLIPFPPVDSPNSSPLGSVDTLLGFSTTLWPIIHRLSNLLALKTELQTALTNGQMTKVAVLRSEFETTSDAIEHALELWQPSFPPGFSPDMMNDPAMSDEPELAAERARLHSILNNALAYRHSAFVYLYRSIYGYPRRHHLVQRHTHAALSHCAATVNHAGPMAALLWPLFVAACEATDPGDRELARQAFVAVERRQGMTNIQRAWTIAQEVWRRADMIDDHAAYDDDAILMSTPSQRLSKGADLWRRVSEDMGVTIVFG, translated from the exons ATGCACATATTG aagaagaaatgcGACGAAGGCCGCCCCCAATGTTCCCGATGCGCCGAGCGCAGTCAGGAGTGCTCCTACGAACCGGTCAAGCCTCGTCAACGCAAGAAGCGTGACTCGATCGCCGGGTTTGGCTCCGATACGGCCTCCCAAACAAGCGGATCTGCCATCGTTCGACGTTATTCGGCCCCCGACGCCACCATACGACGCTGGAAGGAGGAGTctctggacgacgaggacgacgggctcGTGGAAGAAGCCATCCTGGAAGAGCCTGGGGAGAGCGGCCACCCGCTCGTCTTCGACTTCAAGAAGATGTTTGCCATGTACCAAAACAAGGACGACGCTCCCCTGGTCTCGCCAGTCGACTCGGTCGCATTCAACTTGTCACTGGAGGACGCGGACGAGGAAGTAGTGGTTCGTCGTGGCTCGATGCAGCATACTGCCATGCCACCACACATGGCCGTCACACGGGCGCAGCGCCACCCGTCCCTAGCCATGATCGCGCCCGTCCCAGTAGCGTCGCCCCGTCTCGAATTCCTCTTCCCGACCTTCTCCGAATTCTCGGATCGGCCGAACCGCCGAGCATTGGTCGACCACTTTACCAACGTCATGTCCCATCTCATCGTGCTGCGAGAGACCGAGGGCGGTAACCCGTTCCAGCAACTCGTGCTACCCCTTTGCCACAGCAGTTCCACTGTGACGAACGCCATCTACGCGCTTGCGAGCGCGCACCTGGAGAACAGAGGCTGTGGGCAcacggaggagaaggcggtCTACTTCCACAACCAGGCCATCCAGGGATTGGCCCGGTTGATTGAGCTCGGCGGGCAAGCGAACAAGAACGAGCTCCTGGCCACTATTATGTTGCTCGTGTATTACGAAGTT CTCGTGCAACAAAACCGATCCAACATTGTAGACGGCCATCTCAAAGGCGCCATCGCAATCATGAATGGCAACAACGACAACTCCAATTCCACCACGGCCTTTCTCGAACGC GCCTTCCGCTTCTACGATGTTATCGCCGCACTCTCGTTTGGCACGGCTCCCCTCTCGACGGCACCGCCAACAGGTTGCCTTATCCCCTTTCCGCCAGTTGATTCCCCCAACTCATCGCCCCTCGGGTCGGTCGACACGTTGCTCGGCTTTTCCACGACCCTATGGCCCATCATCCACCGCCTTTCCAACCTTTTGGCGCTCAAGACGGAACTCCAGACGGCTCTCACCAATGGTCAGATGACTAAAGTGGCCGTCCTCCGTAGCGAGTTCGAAACCACCTCGGACGCCATCGAGCATGCTCTGGAGCTATGGCAACCTAGTTTTCCTCCAGGATTCTCACCCGATATGATGAATGACCCGGCCATGTCAGACGAgcccgagctcgccgccgagcgcgcCCGTCTGCACTCAATCCTCAACAACGCTCTAGCGTATCGCCACTCGGCCTTTGTCTATCTCTACCGCAGCATTTACGGCTACCCGCGGCGGCACCATCTCGTGCAACGCCATACGCATGCCGCGCTGAGCCACTGCGCTGCGACAGTCAACCATGCCGGGCCGATGGCTGCTCTGCTGTGGCCGCTGTTTGTCGCAGCCTGCGAGGCCACCGATCCCGGCGACAGGGAACTGGCGCGACAGGCGTTTGTGGCGGTGGAGCGCAGGCAGGGCATGACAAACATCCAGCGCGCCTGGACCATCGCGCAAGAGGTCTGGAGACGCGCAGACATGATTGACGACCACGCCgcctacgacgacgacgcgatCCTGATGTCCACGCCTAGCCAACGGCTCAGCAAGGGGGCCGACTTATGGAGGCGTGTTAGCGAGGACATGGGCGTCACCATCGTCTTTGGATGA
- a CDS encoding Pathway-specific nitrogen regulator, translating into MPRSGPNPEDLDFEIHVDPSCLSTPAHEAAEHEVMDDDLPTKPEGDKVAERDDDMDGVKDETSAAADVAKAGADEKEDTAAADATEAVAEKNDEATASDATPEPSAEAGPEKQHESKPEETESVSDITNSSGEDTAAEVANTAIDTADEEKQSSDKTINDATKDAPAQEDSKSEKDFSEETPELAAAESAKAEEPEPEPLSEPSAEVAPVAEAEKEEPVQVESEPQAEDQPEEVMEEQSTPEEPEPPLEDVEPKEPFHADAELEPEAGPEVEVERETTPEPEVEAEAKADEVERGRSLQPAAEITTSDLAKEVEEALAMGVDLDETPTPAPLADSKDAHDDSPVEVQEASRSSSSLRRASGRTEALIQAAAKEVLERLEAQTMETIRNRSHSRQDSSGSTNLGTELHYDTRSEGTRRESYATESRASRRESYNTESRSSRRESYNTRPQSSRRESDILPTPLHTEDGADSSSQHGDSDVFSDRSPRSSLGSFDGHVDHHHKDPSNRSSKRSSRMSDVSVSEMSYYDKEEFVPTIRASNRMPFRSPSDVRALQYSSPAPSVTGSFSPRSSAKRPSMPTSSRLGSPTVSAQYTTKGRKTPTRFSPKKEPAPLVLLHVTLLPLRWQWAEVLEQASSDTLSPEAKTLREAWHHLHDRVAATVCERGILLSHPQDDYEVLEERLLEALDLPLRRRARVLECGHYIGPSNEMTLGEDTDSDEEYEEASRRKSALVKTHWCQTCRHDIRCESLGPGKIFRIKVYASNGLMRTGAWAACWKEMERVDVELEPIVESAVLDELERLAISQSQQLQLVKHDPTILESTEGRDSPGERAMSDFDRTMPSMDRDMHSLDRGIPALEEPPRESSHLEENNLLEPSYADHDVHAPVSPPHPTMEDFRSPSPEAMPRYDESEERRLRDEERMREIYGHPPPEPQHHEPAPEPHPEPRHGSFSAQSPPPPPQQQPEPQAQSQQHFHPEQQQTHQPPQPHSQEAYPPHHERQQAFQNAGLGELLLEAARVFMQDKKNLAIVVMSLLVLFMAIRPTPREVRDWDGQFVEHVAPGVYEAPVSSPLMETVQSVVESVTSSETPVQVIVQPTPQVEVPEVETVEVEAPEPSQEIPVSEPIAPTSSAAPVESSSSLVSEEVFAVEEESSLPSPSPSPSSSEEVKAPAPTAVHETITTRELVRIIETVTETVKAIVTETEVVKIQATPSVAPEPLYEEQVAQEDDKTREDGAEDQTDKVNVVQTEEDTSKTEEAPAPEATSLAGEPLTDATTEGAAATETAFPVEEEPAHGQDSDDKEPVDEKESAEQAEFMDDDHDEL; encoded by the coding sequence ATGCCGCGATCCGGTCCCAACCCGGAAGACCTAGACTTCGAGATCCATGTCGATCCGTCCTGCCTGAGCACCCCCGCgcacgaggccgccgagcacgaagtcatggacgacgacctccCTACCAAGCCCGAGGGGGATAAGGTTGCGGAGcgagacgacgacatggacgGTGTGAAGGACGAGACGTCAGCGGCTGCCGATGTGGCCAAGGCTGGcgcggacgagaaggaggataCAGCTGCTGCCGATGCTACCGAGGCAGTCGCAGAGAAGAACGACGAGGCTACGGCCTCTGATGCCACTCCCGAGCCTTCTGCCGAAGCTGGCCCCGAGAAACAACACGAGTCCAAGCCGGAGGAAACGGAGTCAGTCTCTGACATCACAAACAGCTCTGGGGAGGACACCGCTGCAGAAGTGGCCAACACAGCCATCGACACAGCAGATGAGGAGAAACAGAGCTCTGATAAGACCATCAATGACGCAACCAAGGATGCGCCTGCCCAAGAAGACTCTAAATCGGAGAAGGATTTCTCGGAAGAGACCCCCGAGCTAGCGGCCGCAGAGAGTGCCAAGGCAGaggagcccgagcccgagccccTGTCCGAGCCCTCGGCGGAGGTTGCGCCCGTGGctgaggccgagaaggaagagcCGGTCCAGGTGGAGTCCGAGCCGCAGGCCGAAGACCAGCCTGAGGAAGTGATGGAGGAACAGTCAACTCCCGAGGAGCCTGAACCTCCTCTCGAAGATGTCGAACCAAAAGAACCATTTcatgccgacgccgaactTGAGCCCGAAGCCGGGCCCGAGGTTGAGGTCGAAAGAGAAACCACACCCGAGCCTGAGGTCGAGGCTGAAGCTAAAGCTGATGAGGTTGAGCGAGGAAGATCACTCCAGCCGGCGGCCGAAATCACCACGAGCGACCTGGCAAAGGAAGTCGAAGAGGCACTCGCCATGGGGGTTGACCTCGATGAGACGCCAACTCCAGCACCCTTGGCGGACTCGAAAGATGCCCACGATGACAGCCCTGTCGAAGTCCAAGAGGCTAGCCGCTCTTCGTCCTCCCTCCGCCGTGCATCTGGTCGCACTGAAGCCCTGATCCAAGCCGCCGCAAAGGAGGTTCTCGAGCGGCTTGAAGCCCAGACCATGGAGACTATAAGAAACAGATCGCACTCTCGGCAGGACTCATCCGGGTCTACGAATCTAGGAACCGAGTTGCACTACGACACTCGCTCAGAGGGCACCCGTCGCGAATCATACGCGACTGAGTCACGGGCCAGTCGCCGCGAATCTTACAACACGGAATCTCGATCCAGCCGTCGCGAGTCGTACAACACTCGACCCCAAAGCAGCCGTCGTGAGAGTGACATTCTCCCCACCCCGTTGCAcaccgaggacggcgccgacagcTCCTCCCAACACGGCGACTCGGACGTCTTCAGCGACCGTAGCCCTCGCAGCTCGCTGGGCTCCTTCGACGGCCACgtcgaccaccaccacaaagACCCGAGCAACCGCTCCTCCAAGCGGTCTTCGCGTATGTCCGACGTCTCCGTGTCCGAGATGTCCTACTACGACAAGGAGGAGTTCGTCCCCACCATCCGCGCCTCGAACCGGATGCCCTTCCGCTCCCCCTCCGACGTCCGCGCCCTGCAATACTCCTCTCCGGCCCCGTCCGTAACAGGGTCCTTCTCCCCGCGCTCCTCCGCCAAGCGACCTTCTATGCCGACCAGCTCACGCCTCGGCAGCCCGACCGTGTCTGCGCAGTACACCACCAAGGGCCGCAAGACACCCACCCGCTTCAGCCCCAAGAAGGAGCCCGCGCCTCTCGTGCTGCTCCACGTCACCCTGCTCCCCCTCCGCTGGCAGTgggccgaggtcctcgaaCAGGCGTCGTCCGACACGCTGTCTCCCGAAGCCAAGACCCTGCGCGAGGCCTGGCACCACCTCCAcgaccgcgtcgccgccaccgtctgCGAGCGCggcatcctcctctctcACCCGCAAGACGACTACGAGGTTCTGGAAGAGCGCCTGCTGGAGGCTCTTGACCTCCCCCTGCGCCGTAGAGCGCGTGTCCTCGAGTGCGGCCACTACATCGGCCCATCCAACGAGATGACACTCGGAGAGGACACCGATAGCGACGAGGAGTATGAAGAGGCCTCTAGGAGGAAGAGCGCTCTGGTCAAGACCCACTGGTGCCAGACCTGTCGCCATGACATCCGTTGCGAGTCTCTCGGCCCGGGCAAGATCTTCCGCATCAAGGTGTACGCTAGCAACGGCCTTATGAGGACCGGTGCCTGGGCGGCCTGCTGGAAGGAGATGGAGCGCGTCGACGTGGAGCTCGAGCCCATCGTCGAGTCCGCTGTGCTGGATGAGCTGGAGCGCCTCGCCATCTCCCAGTCGCAGCAGTTGCAGCTCGTCAAGCACGATCCTACGATTCTCGAGTCGACCGAAGGCAGGGACTCACCCGGCGAGCGTGCCATGTCCGACTTTGACCGCACCATGCCGTCCATGGACCGTGATATGCACTCTCTTGACCGTGGCATCCCTGCCTTGGAGGAGCCCCCGCGCGAATCGTCTCACCTGGAAGAGAACAACCTTCTCGAGCCGAGCTACGCCGATCACGACGTACACGCCCCGGTGTCTCCGCCTCATCCGACCATGGAGGACTTCAGATCGCCCTCCCCTGAGGCCATGCCTCGGTACGATGAGAGTGAGGAGCGCCGTCTCCGTGACGAGGAACGCATGCGGGAGATCTACGGACACCCGCCCCCCGAGCCCCAACACCATGAGCCGGCCCCCGAACCCCACCCCGAGCCGCGTCACGGGTCCTTCTCGGCACAGtccccgcctcctccgccgcaaCAGCAACCGGAGCCGCAAGCGCAGTCCCAGCAGCACTTCCACccagagcagcagcaaactcatcagccgccgcagccccACTCCCAGGAGGCGTACCCCCCGCACCACGAAAGACAGCAGGCTTTCCAGAACGCcgggctcggcgagcttcttctcgaggccgCGCGGGTGTTCATgcaggacaagaagaaccTGGCGATCGTGGTCATGAGCCTGCTTGTGCTTTTCATGGCTATCAGACCTACGCCGCGGGAGGTCAGGGACTGGGATGGCCAGTTTGTCGAGCACGTCGCGCCAGGTGTTTACGAGGCGCCcgtgtcgtcgccgctgaTGGAGACAGTTCAGTCTGTTGTTGAGTCGGTTACGTCTTCCGAGACTCCGGTACAGGTCATTGTTCAGCCTACTCCTCAGGTCGAGGTGCCTGAAGTAGAGACCGTCGAGGTGGAGGCCCCCGAGCCCAGCCAGGAGATTCCGGTTTCCGAACCCATTGCTCCCACCTCCAGTGCCGCGCCGGTTGAGAGCTCTTCCAGCCTGGTTTCCGAGGAGGTGTTTGCAGTCGAAGAGGAGAGTTCGTtgccatcgccctcgccctcgccttcttcctctgaGGAAGTAAAGGCCCCTGCCCCTACTGCTGTTCACGAGACTATCACCACCAGAGAGCTGGTCCGCATCATAGAGACTGTGACGGAGACAGTCAAGGCTATCGTTACAGAGACAGAGGTTGTCAAGATCCAGGCCACGCCTAGTGTTGCACCTGAGCCTTTATATGAGGAGCAAGTTGCTCAGGAGGATGATAAGACCAGGGAAGATGGTGCTGAGGACCAGACGGACAAGGTGAATGTTGTCCAGACCGAGGAGGACACATCCAAGACTGAGGAGGCACCAGCTCCGGAGGCGACTTCGCTTGCCGGAGAGCCACTCACAGACGCTACTACTGAAGGTGCGGCGGCCACTGAGACGGCTTTTCCCGTTGAGGAGGAGCCTGCGCATGGACAGGACTCGGATGATAAAGAGCCTGTTGACGAGAAGGAGTCGGCTGAGCAGGCAGAGTTTATGGATGATGATCACGATGAGCTCTGA
- a CDS encoding Mitochondrial phosphate carrier protein, with protein MASSVPSTGSTKVDAVVEKAAANAPGQLSGLALYSRFALAGAVCCSVTHGALTPVDVVKTRIQLDPATYNRGMIGGFRQVIQSEGAGALLTGFGPTAAGYFLQGSLKFGGYEFFKQQSINLIGYENAVNNRTAVYLASSAAAEFFADIALCPLEATRIRLVSEPTYASGLISGFSKMLKNEGIGAFYAGFGPILFKQIPYTMSKFVVFEKVSEAIFRKYPKNTLSDGAQTAVNLGSGLIAGFAAAIVSQPADTMLSKINKTQGLPGEGTTSRLIKIAKELGIRGSYTGIGARLFMVGTLTAGQFAIYGDLKKALGATGGVEISK; from the exons ATGGCTTCCTCTGTGCCCTCCACCGGCTCGAccaaggtcgacgccgtcgtcgagaaggctGCTGCCAACGCCCCCGGCCAGCTTtccggcctcgccctctaCTCCAGATTCGCCCTTGCCGGTGCTGTCTGCTGCTCCGTCACCCACGGTGCTCTGACTCCCGTCGATGT CGTCAAGACGAGGATCCAGCTCGACCCCGCCACCTACAACCGCGGTATGATCGGTGGTTTCCGCCAGGTCATCCAGTCTGAGGGTGCCGGCGCTCTGCTCACCGGTTTCGGCCCTACCGCCGCCGGTTACTTCCTCCAGGGCTCCCTGAAGTTCGGAGGATACGAGTTCTTCAAGCAGCAGTCCATCAACCTGATTGGCTACGAGAACGCCGTCAACAACCGCACTGCCGTCTacctcgcctcctccgcggccgccgagtTCTTCGCCGACATTGCCCTGTGCCCCCTCGAGGCCACCCGTATCCGTCTCGTCTCGGAGCCCACCTACGCCTCCGGTCTCATCTCCGGCTTCAGCAAGATGCTCAAGAACGAGGGTATCGGCGCTTTCTACGCCGGATTCGGACCCATTCTTTTCAAGCA GATCCCCTACACCATGTCCAagttcgtcgtcttcgagaaGGTCTCGGAGGCCATCTTCCGCAAGTACCCCAAGAACACCCTCTCCGACGGTGCCCAGACTGCTGTCAACCTCGGCTCTGGTCTCATTGCCGgtttcgccgccgccatcgtctccCAGCCCGCCGACACCATGCTCTCCAAGATCAACAAGACCCAGGGTCTCCCCGGTGAAGGCACCACCTCCCGCCTCATCAAGAtcgccaaggagctcggcaTCCGTGGCTCCTACACCGGTATCGGTGCCCGTCTCTTCATGGTCGGTACCCTCACTGCCGGTCAGTTCGCCATCTACGGCGACCTCAAGAAGGCCCTCGGTGCCACCGGCGGTGTCGAGATCTCCAAATAA